One stretch of Streptomyces sp. A2-16 DNA includes these proteins:
- the eboE gene encoding metabolite traffic protein EboE, with the protein MRFRHPDGTTVHLAYCTNVHPAETLDGVLAQLREHCEPVRRRLGRDRLGIGLWLARDAAHALVSDPSALRDLRCELDRRGLEVVTLNGFPYEGFGAEEVKYRVYQPDWADPERLDHTTALARVLTGLLPDDVTEGSISTLPLAWRTAYDDGSADKARTALLTLAERLDALQELTGRSIRVGLEPEPGCVVETTGDAVAPLTAISHDRIGICVDTCHLATSFEDPHTALDALAAARVPLVKSQLSAALHAEHPHLPEVREALAAFDEPRFLHQTRTSTAAGLRGTDDLGEALGGDALPDGAPWRAHFHVPLHAAPAAPLTSTLPVLESALTRLVGGPHPLTRHLEVETYTWQALPAELRPRNRTQLVDGIAAELTLARDLLTNLGLKELP; encoded by the coding sequence ATGCGCTTCCGCCACCCGGACGGCACCACCGTCCACCTCGCCTACTGCACCAACGTCCACCCCGCCGAAACCCTCGACGGCGTCCTCGCCCAGCTGCGCGAGCACTGCGAACCCGTCCGCCGCCGCCTCGGCCGCGACCGCCTCGGCATCGGCCTGTGGCTCGCCCGCGACGCCGCCCACGCCCTGGTCAGCGACCCCTCCGCACTGCGCGACCTGCGCTGTGAACTCGACCGCCGCGGTCTGGAGGTCGTCACCCTCAACGGCTTCCCCTACGAGGGCTTCGGCGCCGAAGAGGTCAAGTACCGCGTCTACCAGCCGGACTGGGCGGACCCCGAACGCCTCGACCACACCACCGCCCTGGCCCGCGTCCTGACCGGACTGCTGCCCGACGACGTCACCGAGGGCAGCATCTCCACCCTGCCGCTCGCCTGGCGCACCGCCTACGACGACGGCAGCGCCGACAAGGCCCGCACCGCCCTGCTCACCCTCGCCGAACGCCTCGACGCCCTCCAGGAACTGACCGGCCGCTCCATCCGCGTCGGCCTCGAACCCGAACCCGGATGCGTCGTGGAGACCACCGGCGACGCCGTCGCCCCACTGACCGCGATCTCCCACGACCGCATCGGCATCTGCGTCGACACCTGCCACCTCGCCACCTCCTTCGAAGACCCGCACACCGCCCTGGACGCGCTCGCCGCGGCCCGCGTCCCCCTCGTCAAATCCCAGCTCTCGGCCGCCCTGCACGCCGAACACCCCCACCTCCCCGAGGTCCGCGAGGCCCTCGCAGCCTTCGACGAACCCCGCTTCCTGCACCAGACCCGCACCTCCACCGCCGCGGGCCTGCGCGGCACCGACGACCTCGGCGAGGCCCTCGGCGGCGACGCCCTGCCCGACGGGGCACCCTGGCGCGCCCACTTCCACGTCCCCCTGCACGCGGCCCCCGCCGCACCCCTCACCTCCACGCTCCCCGTGCTCGAGTCCGCCCTGACCCGGCTCGTCGGCGGCCCGCACCCGCTCACCCGCCACCTGGAGGTCGAGACCTACACCTGGCAGGCGCTGCCCGCCGAGCTCCGCCCACGCAACAGGACCCAGCTCGTGGACGGCATCGCCGCCGAACTCACCCTGGCCCGCGATCTGCTGACGAACCTCGGCCTCAAGGAACTGCCATGA
- a CDS encoding nucleotide pyrophosphatase/phosphodiesterase family protein has translation MSHEAPGAAPTPLLVLDVVGLTPRLLQHMPHLTSLARSGSHAPLGTVLPAVTCAAQSTFLTGTHPSEHGIVGNGWYFRELGDVLLWRQHNGLVAGDKLWDAARRAHPGYTVANMCWWYAMGADTDFTVTPRPVYYADGRKEPDCYTRPPALHDELTEKLGTFPLFHFWGPGADLVSSQWIIDATRHIMGTRQPDLTLCYLPHLDYDLQRFGPDDPRSLKAAADLDRALAPLLDDARAQGRTVVALSEYGITRADRPVDINRALRRAGLLEVHTQDGMEYLDPMASRAFAVADHQIAHVYVRRPEDLDATRAALDGLPGIERLLDDEGKKDHHLDHPRSGELVAVAEPDAWFTYYYWLDDDRAPDFAQLVEIHRKPGYDPVELFMDPLDPYVKVKAATALARKKLGLRYRMAVVPLDPSPVRGSHGRLPESDDDGPLLICSTPRAVGDRVAATDVKSLLLRLAGLS, from the coding sequence ATGAGCCACGAAGCCCCCGGGGCGGCACCGACCCCTCTTCTCGTCCTCGACGTCGTCGGCCTCACCCCCCGCCTCCTCCAGCACATGCCCCACCTCACGTCCCTCGCCCGGTCCGGCTCCCACGCCCCGCTCGGCACCGTCCTGCCCGCCGTCACGTGCGCCGCCCAGTCCACCTTCCTCACCGGCACCCACCCGTCCGAGCACGGCATCGTCGGCAACGGCTGGTACTTCCGGGAACTGGGCGACGTACTCCTGTGGCGCCAGCACAACGGCCTGGTCGCCGGCGACAAACTCTGGGACGCCGCCCGGCGCGCCCACCCCGGCTACACCGTCGCCAACATGTGCTGGTGGTACGCCATGGGCGCCGACACCGACTTCACCGTCACCCCCCGTCCGGTCTACTACGCCGACGGCCGCAAGGAGCCCGACTGCTACACCCGCCCCCCGGCCCTGCACGACGAACTCACCGAGAAACTCGGCACCTTCCCCCTCTTCCACTTCTGGGGCCCCGGCGCGGACCTGGTCTCCAGCCAGTGGATCATCGACGCCACCCGCCACATCATGGGCACCCGCCAGCCCGACCTGACGCTCTGCTACCTGCCCCACCTCGACTACGACCTGCAGCGCTTCGGCCCCGACGACCCGCGCTCACTGAAAGCCGCCGCCGACCTCGACCGGGCCCTCGCCCCGCTCCTGGACGACGCCCGCGCGCAGGGCCGTACCGTCGTCGCACTGTCCGAGTACGGCATCACCCGCGCGGACCGGCCCGTCGACATCAACCGCGCCCTGCGCCGTGCCGGACTCCTCGAGGTGCACACCCAGGACGGCATGGAGTACCTCGACCCGATGGCCTCCCGCGCCTTCGCGGTCGCCGACCACCAGATCGCCCACGTCTATGTGCGCCGCCCCGAGGACCTCGACGCCACCCGCGCCGCCCTCGACGGCCTGCCCGGCATCGAGCGACTCCTCGACGACGAGGGAAAGAAGGACCACCACCTCGACCATCCGCGCTCCGGCGAACTCGTCGCCGTGGCGGAACCGGACGCCTGGTTCACGTACTACTACTGGCTCGACGACGACCGCGCGCCCGACTTCGCGCAGCTGGTCGAGATCCACCGCAAACCCGGCTACGACCCGGTCGAACTGTTCATGGACCCGCTCGACCCCTACGTCAAGGTCAAGGCCGCCACCGCGCTGGCCCGCAAGAAACTCGGCCTGCGCTACCGCATGGCAGTCGTGCCCCTCGACCCGTCACCTGTTCGCGGCAGCCACGGCCGCCTGCCCGAGAGCGACGACGACGGTCCGCTCCTCATCTGCTCCACCCCCCGTGCCGTCGGCGACCGCGTCGCGGCCACCGACGTGAAGTCGCTCCTGCTCCGACTGGCCGGTCTTTCCTGA
- a CDS encoding sugar phosphate isomerase/epimerase codes for MSRMFQPDPELTHRLSRRGMLGVAAGATAAALLGAAASPAGAATDSATATGTAGHGRGRPVLPPGRLGIQLYSLRDKVSTLGFAPVFAELEKYGYDEVEFAGYTQGSAGPITLAQLRRLARDHGLNPIGSHVGYYSDDPGAYTFAQNLTKVLDDAQALGLKHIGTASGPFRYGSTVDAWKRAAEEFNTYGAAAKARGMKFYQHNHSEEFSFATDNPKVRLYDVLLRETDPDLVFLEMDIFWAYSGQFRFSKRPDGTPAPFEPLNYVLKQPHRYPLFHVKDGVRDPADTYGYRMTDVGDGDIDYQKFISAVTRLRGERLAHHWQAEHDQPAESFTFARRSSAYLHSLREKC; via the coding sequence ATGAGCCGCATGTTCCAGCCCGACCCCGAACTCACCCACCGCCTCAGCAGACGAGGGATGCTCGGCGTGGCGGCCGGCGCCACCGCGGCCGCACTGCTCGGCGCCGCAGCCTCCCCCGCGGGCGCTGCCACCGATTCCGCCACCGCGACGGGCACCGCAGGGCACGGCCGTGGCCGCCCCGTCCTGCCCCCCGGCCGCCTCGGCATCCAGCTCTACAGCCTCCGCGACAAGGTCTCCACCCTCGGCTTCGCCCCCGTCTTCGCCGAGCTGGAGAAGTACGGCTACGACGAGGTCGAGTTCGCCGGCTACACCCAGGGCTCGGCAGGACCCATCACCCTTGCCCAGCTCAGGCGTCTGGCCCGCGACCACGGACTGAACCCGATCGGCAGCCACGTCGGCTACTACTCCGACGACCCGGGCGCGTACACCTTCGCCCAGAACCTGACCAAGGTCCTCGACGACGCCCAGGCCCTCGGCCTCAAGCACATCGGCACCGCCTCAGGACCGTTCCGCTACGGCTCGACCGTCGACGCGTGGAAGCGTGCCGCCGAGGAGTTCAACACCTACGGAGCCGCGGCCAAGGCGCGCGGCATGAAGTTCTACCAGCACAACCACTCGGAGGAGTTCTCCTTCGCCACCGACAACCCCAAGGTCCGCCTCTACGACGTGCTGCTCAGGGAGACCGACCCCGACCTGGTGTTCCTGGAGATGGACATCTTCTGGGCGTACTCGGGTCAGTTCCGCTTCTCCAAGCGGCCCGACGGCACCCCCGCCCCCTTCGAACCCCTGAACTACGTCCTCAAGCAGCCGCACCGCTACCCGCTCTTCCACGTCAAGGACGGCGTCAGGGACCCGGCCGACACCTACGGCTACCGCATGACCGACGTCGGCGACGGCGACATCGACTACCAGAAGTTCATCTCCGCCGTGACCCGGCTGCGGGGCGAACGCCTCGCCCACCACTGGCAGGCCGAGCACGACCAGCCCGCCGAGTCCTTCACGTTCGCCCGCCGCTCCAGCGCCTACCTGCACTCGCTGCGGGAGAAGTGCTGA
- a CDS encoding 2-dehydropantoate 2-reductase, with the protein MKVAVLGAGAIGAYVGAALHRAGADVHLIARGPHLAAMREHGVQVLSPRGDFTARAHATDDPAEIGPVDYVFLGLKANSYAACGPLIEPLLTDTTAVIAAQNGIPWWYFHRHGGPHDGHRIESVDPGGAVSAVLAPSRAVGCVVYAATELEGPGVVRHLEGTRFSIGEPDRSLSPRCQAFSEAMQAGGLKCPVEPNLRDDIWLKLLGNISFNPISALARATMRQMCLHGGTRRVIETMMAETLAVAEALGCTVGVSIERRLAGAERVGDHRTSTLQDLERGKPLELDVLLTAVIELAEITGVDVPTLRTVHALSDLLALRSAA; encoded by the coding sequence ATGAAAGTCGCAGTCCTCGGCGCCGGAGCCATCGGTGCTTACGTCGGCGCGGCACTCCACCGCGCCGGCGCCGACGTCCATCTCATCGCCCGCGGTCCGCACCTGGCGGCCATGCGGGAGCACGGCGTCCAGGTCCTCAGCCCGCGCGGCGACTTCACGGCCCGCGCCCACGCCACCGACGACCCGGCCGAGATCGGCCCGGTCGACTACGTCTTCCTCGGTCTGAAGGCCAACTCGTACGCGGCGTGCGGGCCGCTCATCGAGCCCCTTCTCACCGACACGACGGCGGTCATCGCGGCCCAGAACGGTATCCCCTGGTGGTACTTCCACCGGCACGGCGGCCCGCACGACGGCCACCGCATCGAGAGCGTGGACCCGGGGGGCGCGGTCAGTGCGGTGCTCGCTCCCTCCCGGGCCGTCGGATGTGTCGTCTACGCCGCGACCGAGCTCGAAGGGCCCGGTGTCGTACGGCACTTGGAAGGCACCCGGTTCTCCATCGGGGAGCCCGACCGCAGCCTCTCACCGCGCTGTCAGGCGTTCAGCGAGGCCATGCAGGCGGGCGGGCTCAAGTGCCCGGTCGAACCGAACCTGCGGGACGACATCTGGCTGAAGCTGCTGGGCAACATCTCCTTCAATCCCATCAGCGCGCTGGCCCGGGCCACCATGCGTCAGATGTGCCTGCACGGCGGCACCCGCAGGGTCATCGAGACCATGATGGCCGAGACGCTCGCGGTCGCCGAGGCCCTCGGCTGCACCGTGGGTGTCTCCATCGAACGCCGTCTTGCCGGCGCCGAACGCGTCGGCGACCACCGCACCTCCACGCTCCAGGACCTGGAGCGCGGCAAGCCCCTGGAGCTCGACGTCCTCCTGACCGCCGTCATCGAGCTGGCGGAGATCACCGGCGTGGACGTGCCCACGCTCCGCACCGTGCACGCCCTCTCCGACCTCCTCGCGCTCCGGTCCGCCGCATGA